A window from Peromyscus eremicus chromosome 1, PerEre_H2_v1, whole genome shotgun sequence encodes these proteins:
- the LOC131897571 gene encoding pregnancy-specific glycoprotein 22-like — MPLLVAEGENILFPVQDLPENIIAVAWFKGLTKMTQGIALYALHSGLSCPGSVHSGRETIYRNGSLLLEKVTQNDTGFYTQRTFNRHRKIMSTASIYLHVSAFLWKCGHLATSAQPTIELVPPSVAEGGSVLLLVHNPPENVLGFSWFKGMTEFKNLVAARFILDRKSTVWGPAYSGREMLHGDGSLLLHSVTQKDSGLYTLRIHRTDMGHEETQVQFHVYTSISVFCNSLTSSQLMIQVVPRYPAEGESILLQVHNLPEDLISFFWYKSKYSTLVLKIVEYSGDLNSILWWSSHGRRWMVYDNGSLMLQDVTEKDAGLYTLEVLNKDFNIEKAFVEFYVKKYVTQPFVRVTDTTVRGGRSVIFTCVSPDNDISIRWIFNNQNLQLTERMTLSPTKCGLRIDPVGSEDAGQYQCEVSNRFSLKISLPVWWP; from the exons ATGCCACTCCTAGTGGCTGAAGGAGAAAACATCCTTTTCCCTGTCCAAGATCTTCCAGAGAATATTATAGCCGTAGCCTGGTTCAAAGGACTAACAAAGATGACACAAGGAATTGCTTTGTACGCACTGCACAGTGGTTTAAGTTGCCCAGGTTCTGTGCACAGTGGTAGAGAGACAATATATCGCAATGGATCCCTGCTGCTGGAAAAGGTCACCCAGAATGACACAGGATTTTATACCCAACGAACCTTTAATAGACACAGAAAAATCATGTCAACAGCATCCATTTACCTCCATGTGTCTG cTTTCCTTTGGAAGTGTGGCCACCTTGCTACCTCTGCCCAGCCCACTATTGAATTAGTGCCACCCAGCGTTGCTGAAGGGGGAAGTGTTCTTCTCCTCGTTCACAATCCCCCGGAGAATGTTTTAGGTTTCTCCTGGTTCAAAGGAATGACTGAGTTCAAGAACCTTGTGGCTGCCCGGTTTATACTAGACAGGAAATCAACTGTGTGGGGGCCTGCGTACAGTGGCAGAGAGATGTTGCATGGTGATGGATCCTTGCTGCTACACAGTGTAACTCAGAAAGACTCTGGACTCTATACCCTAAGAATTCATAGAACGGATATGGGACATGAAGAAACACAAGTGCAGTTCCATGTGTACA CTTCCATTTCTGTGTTCTGTAACTCTCTCACTTCCTCCCAACTCATGATCCAAGTGGTGCCTCGGTATCCTGCTGAAGGGGAAAGCATTCTTCTCCAAGTTCAtaatcttccagaagatctgatatCCTTTTTCTGGTACAAATCGAAGTATAGCACCCTGGTCCTCAAAATTGTAGAATACAGTGGTGACTTGAATTCCATCTTGTGGTGGTCTTCACATGGAAGAAGATGgatggtgtatgacaatggatcCCTGATGCTCCAGGATGTCACCGAGAAAGATGCAGGATTGTACACACTAGAAGTTTTAAACAAAGATTTCAATATTGAAAAAGCATTTGTAGAATTTTATGTAAAGA AATATGTGACACAGCCCTTTGTGCGAGTCACTGATACCACAGTCAGAGGAGGTAGATCTGTGATCTTCACGTGCGTTTCACCCGACAATGATATCTCTATTCGTTGGATCTTCAATAACCAGAATCTGCAGCTCACAGAGAGGATGACTCTTTCCCCAACAAAGTGCGGACTCAGAATAGATCCTGTCGGGAGTGAGGATGCTGGACAGTATCAGTGTGAGGTCTCCAACCGATTCAGTTTGAAGATCAGTCTCCCAGTCTGGTGGCCATGA